GGGAAGTTAATAATTTTCTCAGAAAAATCTATACAACCCCATCTAAGATTACGTACTTCTACTGATCTAAGACCAGCATCAAGCATAAGTAGTATAAGTACAATATCCCTTGGTTTATCATGCCTATAAATACAGTCTACAAGTAATGATACTTCAGATACTGTTAGGTATTTGACTTCGCTTGGATCTCTTTTCATTCTCAAGTACTCCCTTTGAGTAAACTAACTCCTCATATTTAAAAACAACAGATAGATAGTCTTTCTTATATTTTAAAAACTCGATAGTACTAATTACACCATCTTGAAACTCTTTATCGTGGTAGTTGTATATTTCTAGGCATATATCTGCTAACTGTTTTTGATGAACTATTAAAGCTTCCAAGGAAAATATTTCTTGTTCTATGGAGATTATTTCATTATGTATTTTTTGAGTTTGCTCTTCAGATAATTTTTTTTCAGATGCTAGATGTTTTTTTTCTGATTCACTTTTATCTGAAATTTCTTTTAAATATTTATTTTTAAAAATATCTTTATTGAGTTGATTTTCATAGAGAGCAAGTGAATTTGAAATAATTGCATTAAGAGAAATCTGTAAACTAAAACTGTTTTCTAAAATATTGTAGGAAAATTCAGGTAGATAACCTGTAATTAAAATGTAGTCATTTAGTTTTAGTTTTTTATACTCTGGAAGATTTTTATAATTAGTATCTGAAAATATTAAACAATTCCCAGAAAAAAATATTATTAAAAAAAGTAAATAATAGTACCGGGGGTTATAGGGGGTACGTAAAATAACTATTTTATTTACCACCCAATCTTGCAAAGTATGAGTTTTTTTTAACTTTTCAAACAAGTATTACCCCATACTTTTTTGACTCATCAGAACCAACGCTAGATAACTTCACTACCTGATAGTATTTCCTTCTCTTTTGAAATCGTTCAGGTAATTCCTCCAGTGCTTTTTCAACTTCTTCTACAGATTCTTTTAAAACAGTTGAGTGAAGTATTTTATTATTCTGGGTACTTACTAAAATTCCTGCAAACATAACTTCTCCTTTTAACTATTACATAGTGAAGAAATATTTATGAATTCAAAAAAAATAATAAATAATACTTTTTTTAATCTTGGCTTTTAAAAATTCATCATTACTAACTTAATAAGTTAGTAATGATGAATTTAGTATAATGAAGGTGGTTAATTTATATAACAAAGATTATCAAGTTCACAAAATGATATGTAATTATATTTACTAGTTCTCTCTTTAATATTTTTTCTAAAGGGAATAACTATATTTTGAGGTGTATCCTCTGGTAAAATGAGTGCTAAACCTCTACGGTATTGGAATATTTCTCTAGAGTTATCATTGTAATGTACTGTAATACGCCAAGCATTACTTGCAGGTCTTTGAAATAAATTCCGTCCATTAAGTTTTTTTAATAAACATTCATAGTCTGATAAAAAACGATCTTTATCTATATCATGAATATTTGGATTATACATTTTTTTTATATTTATGTTTTTTGTAACCCTTTCAAATAGTGAATCTGGAGAAGTATTTACTATATGTTTAGTAAAGGTTGTATTGCAATAATAATGTACTGCAATAACTGGTGTGCTAATAATCGGTATCTTTTTTAACAGTTTAGGCTTTAATTTTTGCTTTCCTGCTTCTTTTATATAGTCATCAACAACATTATTTAATTTGTTTGCAACTTGTAATAACTCTTTATATGCAGGAGATATAATCCTGGTTGGCTTTTCTTGTTGCTTGTCTATTAGTAGGTTCCAATTATTATTATCTAATGCTAACTCATAAGCTTTTTTGTGTAATAAGAAGTATAAATCAGGAGTTTTTAGTTTTATTGCTTTTTCCATTTTTTATCCTTTATACTAACTTAATAAGTTAGTATAAGTGTTCTATGTATAGTATAAAACACATTTGATATAAAGTCAGCTTTTTTATATAACGGTCTAACTTTTTTAAACAGCATATTCTAAAAATTAAATTCACTCCTGTATATATAAATGTATAATAGGAGATAATATGGGTAGAAGAAAAAAGCATGATAGTGCATTTAAGTTAAAAGTAGCCTTAGAAGCTATCAAAGAAGAAATTACAGTAAGTGAAATAGCTAGTAATTATGAAATTCATCCTCAGCAAGTTAGGCAATGGAAGAGGGAATTCTTACAGAATGCAGAATCAGTTTTTCAAAAAGATGATGTA
This portion of the Thiospirochaeta perfilievii genome encodes:
- a CDS encoding transposase, which codes for MGRRKKHDSAFKLKVALEAIKEEITVSEIASNYEIHPQQVRQWKREFLQNAESVFQKDDVDKKKVEELETEKEDLQSLIGQQTIEINFLKKNLKKLNID